Genomic DNA from Longimicrobium sp.:
GCGCAGAAGTCGGCGAACTCGTCCACCACCCGGGGGGGGCTGGTGTGGTGCGGGACCACGCCGCGGCACTCGGGGGTGAAGCAGAAGGTGACGGTGACGTCGAACTCCTCCAGCGCGGCCATCTGCCGGTCGAACCACGCCTCGGCGTCGCGGTCGTGGTCGTCGCTCCAGGCCAGGCCGGTGCGCACCTTCTTCACCCCCAGCTCGCGGAACCACCGCACCGCGTCGTCCAGCCGCGGATCCTCGTAGTGGAACCACTGGCAGAGGCCCAGCTCCGGTGCATACTCCGCGAAGGTCCTCAACGCCTTCTTGGGCGTGCCGTCCGGGCGGACGAGGCCCATGTGGAAGTGGCGGAAGTACGACGAGCCCTCGCGCTCCTTGTGCCGCGTGGTGGCCCCCCAGGCGCGCGGAAGGTCGAAGAGCGAGTACCAGTGCACGCGCTCCGCGCGGCCGATCAGCATCCCCGCCGTCTTCTCCAGCCCCAGCCGCTGCACCTCCTCGTTGGCGTACGTGCTGACGCCGACCTCGGTCACCCACACCGGGCGGTCGGTGACGTCGCGCACGGACTGCAGCTTCATCGGCCAGTCGTCCACGCTCCACAGGTTCCAGTCGAGCGGGAAACCGTGGACGGCCACCACGTCGACCTCGTCCAGCGCGCCCTGCTGCCGGAGGTGCGACACGAAGCCGGGGTCGATGGGGCTCATCCCCCCCAGCACACGGGTGAGGCCGGGCTTCTCCGCGCGCACGGCGGCCCCGGCGCGCCTCACCATGTCCGCGTAGATCCGCCAGCCCTGGTCGATGCCGAAGTCCCAGTGGGACATGTTGTTCGGCTCGTTCCAGAGCATCACCGCCTCGATCACCGGCCGTCTCCCGTCCGCGCGGGGTAGACGGCCCGCTGCAACTCGTCCGGGACGGCAGCGGCACGGCAGAGGTAGACCTCCTGCTCGGGGTGCTCCACGACCTGGAAGCCCGCGCTGCGCAGCATGGCCTCGGCGCAGGCGGCATTCGGCACCCACCAGTTGGTGGGGTCGTCGGCGTAGCGGTGCTCGATGAAGTGCAGCTTGGGATAAGCCGGCAGGTCGAACAGCTCCGTCTCCCAGAACTCGTGGTTCGCGCCCACGTCGATCGAGTCCTCGGAGCCGCGCTGCATGCTCTGGAAGAGGAGCAGGTCGCCCACCACGTGCTCGCGGAGGAGGTCGAGCGCCAGGAGCGGGTGGCGGAGATGGTAGAGTACGCCCATGAAGATGACGAAGTCGAACTTCTCGCCGAGCGCGGCCACGTCGTACACCGACATCTTGCGGTACTCGATGTCCAGCCCCTCGACCCCGGCGGCGAAGCGCGCCTGGTTCAGGTACAGGTCTTCGCTGTCCACGCCGACGACGCGGGACGCGCCGCGGCGCTTCATCTCCATGCTGTAGAACCCGGCGTTGCAGCCGATGTCGAGCACCGTCTTCCCCGTGAGGTCCGGCGGGATAACGTGCGCGAAGTTGGCGAACTTGAAGCTGGGATAGTCGCCCAGGAAGTGGTCGGGGGCCGTCTTCACCCCCTTCAGGTCCAGGTTGTGGAACCACGGCCCCAGCTCACGGACGCGCTTCTCCAGCAACTCGGGCGAGAGCGCCCCGGGTTCTACGATGGTCGTCATCTCCAAACGGCTTCAGGGGTTGGACCGCATGCCCGCGGAAATCCGGATGGACGCACGCAACACCCGGACCGATCGCGCACCTGAGATGCGCCCCTCACCGGCGACTGAAGTTGCAGCAACAACTAC
This window encodes:
- a CDS encoding glycosyl hydrolase, which codes for MIEAVMLWNEPNNMSHWDFGIDQGWRIYADMVRRAGAAVRAEKPGLTRVLGGMSPIDPGFVSHLRQQGALDEVDVVAVHGFPLDWNLWSVDDWPMKLQSVRDVTDRPVWVTEVGVSTYANEEVQRLGLEKTAGMLIGRAERVHWYSLFDLPRAWGATTRHKEREGSSYFRHFHMGLVRPDGTPKKALRTFAEYAPELGLCQWFHYEDPRLDDAVRWFRELGVKKVRTGLAWSDDHDRDAEAWFDRQMAALEEFDVTVTFCFTPECRGVVPHHTSPPRVVDEFADFCARMVRRYG
- a CDS encoding TIGR04290 family methyltransferase is translated as MTTIVEPGALSPELLEKRVRELGPWFHNLDLKGVKTAPDHFLGDYPSFKFANFAHVIPPDLTGKTVLDIGCNAGFYSMEMKRRGASRVVGVDSEDLYLNQARFAAGVEGLDIEYRKMSVYDVAALGEKFDFVIFMGVLYHLRHPLLALDLLREHVVGDLLLFQSMQRGSEDSIDVGANHEFWETELFDLPAYPKLHFIEHRYADDPTNWWVPNAACAEAMLRSAGFQVVEHPEQEVYLCRAAAVPDELQRAVYPARTGDGR